The window cggtatgtgtgtgtgtgtgtgtgtatgtgtgtgtgtgtgtgtgtgtgtgtgtgtgtgtgtgtgtgtgtgtgtgtgtgtgtgtgtttgtttgtgtgtgtgagtgtgtgtgtgtgtgtgtgtgtgtgtgtgtgtgtgtgtgtgtgtgtgtgtgtgtgtgtgtgtgtgtgtgtgtgtgtgtgtgtgtgtggatttgtgtgtgtgtgtgtgtgtgtgtgtgtgtgtgtgtgtgtgtgtgtgtgtgtgtttgcatgtgtctgtgtgtgtgtgtgtgtgtgtgtgtgtgtgtgtgtgtgtgtgtgtttgtgtgtgtgtgtgtgagtacgtgtgtgtgtgttatgtgtatgtgtgtgggtttgttgttgttgttgtttttattgtgtgtgtgtgttggttgtgtgtttgtgtgtgtctgtctgtgtgtgtgtgtgtctgtttgtctgttagtgtgtctgtctctcagtctgtctttctttatgtttgtctgtcgctctgtctgtctttttgttagtcttctgtctgtctgtcggtatgtgtgtgtgtgtgtgtgtgtgtgtgtgtttgtttgtgtgtgtgagtgtgtgtgtgtgtgtgtgtgtgtgtgtgtgtgtgtgtgtgtgtgtgtgtgtgtgtgtgtgtgtatttgtgtgtgtgtgtgtgtgtgtgtttgtatgtgtgtgtgtgtgtgtgtgtgtgtgtgtgtgtgtgtgtgtctgtgtctgtgtgtctgtctgtgtctgtgtctgtgtctgtgtttgtgtctgtgtctgtgtgtctgtctgtgtctgtgtctgtctgtgtctgtgtgtgtgtgtgtgtgtgtgtgtgtgtgtgtgtgtgtgtgtgtgtgtgtgtgtgtgtgtgtgtttgtatgtgtgtgtgtgtgtgtgtgtgtgtgtgtgtgtgtgtgtgtgtgtgtgtgtgtgtgtgtgtgtgtgtgtttgtatgtgtgtgtgtgtgtgtgtgtgtgtgtgtgtgtgtgtgtgtgtgtgtgtttgtgtgtgtgtgtgtgtgtgtgtgtgtgtgtgtgtgtgtgtgagagagagagtacgtgtgtgtgtgttatgtgtatgtgtgtgggtttgttgttgttgttgtttttattgtgtgtgtgtgttggttgtttgtttgtgtgtgtgtctgtctgtgtgtgtgtgtgtgtctgtttgtttgttagtgtgtctgtctctcagtctgtctttctttatgtctgtctgtcgctctgtctgtttttttgtctgtcctttgtctgtctgtcggtatgtgtgtgtgtgtgtgtgtatgtgtgtgtgtgtgtgtgtgtgtgtgtgtgtgtgtgtgtgtgtgtgtttgtttgtgtgtgtgagtgtgtgtgtgtgtgtgtgtgtgtgtgtgtgtgtgtgtgtgtgtgtgtgtgtgtgtgtgtgtgtgtgtgtgtgtgtgtgtgtgtgtgtgtgtgtgtgtgtgtgtgtgtgtgtgtgtgtgtgtgtgtgtgtgtgtgtgtgtggatttgtgtgtgtgtgtgtgtgtgtgtgtgtgtgtgtgtgtgtgtgtgtgtgtgtttgcatgtgtctgtgtgtgtgtgtgtgtgtgtgtgtgtgtgtgtgtgtgtgtgtgtgtgtgtttgtgtgtgtgtgtgtgagtacgtgtgtgtgtgttatgtgtatgtgtgtgggtttgttgttgttgttgtttttattgtgtgtgtgtgttggttgtgtgtttgtgtgtgtctgtctgtgtgtgtgtgtgtctgtttgtctgttagtgtgtctgtctctcagtctgtctttctttatgtttgtctgtcgctctgtctgtctttttgttagtcttctgtctgtctgtcggtatgtgtgtgtgtgtgtgtgtgtgtgtttgtttgtgtgtgtgagtgtgtgtgtgtgtgtgtgtgtgtgtgtgtgtgtgtgtgtgtgtgtgtgtgtgtatttgtgtgtgtgtgtgtgtgtgtgtttgtatgtgtgtgtgtgtgtgtgtgtgtgtgtgtgtgtgtgtgtgtctgtgtctgtgtgtctgtctgtgtctgtgtctgtgtctgtgtttgtgtctgtgtctgtgtgtctgtctgtgtctgtgtctgtctgtgtctgtgtgtgtgtgtgtgtgtgtgtgtgtgtgtgtgtgtgtgtgtgtgtgtgtgtgtgtgtgtgtgtgtgtgtttgtgtgtgtgtgtgtgtgtgtgtgtgtgtgtgtgtgtgtgtgtgtgtgtgtgtgtgtgtgtgtgtgtgtgtttgtatgtgtgtgtgtgtgtgtgtgtgtgtgtgtgtgtgtgtgtgtgtgtttgtgtgtgtgtgtgtgtgtgtgtgtgtgtgtgtgtgtgtgtgtgtgtgtgagagagagagtacgtgtgtgtgtgttatgtgtatgtgtgtgggtttgttgttgttgttgtttttattgtgtgtgtgtgttggttgtttgtttgtgtgtgtgtctgtctgtgtgtgtgtgtgtgtctgtttgtttgttagtgtgtctgtctctcagtctgtctttctttatgtctgtctgtcgctctgtctgtttttttgtctgtcctttgtctgtctgtcggtatgtgtgtgtgtgtgtgtgtatgtgtgtgtgtgtgtgtgtgtgtgtgtgtgtgtgtgtgtgtgtgtgtgtttgtttgtgtgtgtgagtgtgtgtgtgtgtgtgtgtgtgtgtgtgtgtgtgtgtgtgtgtgtgtgtgtgtgtgtgtgtgtgtgtgtgtgtgtgtggatttgtgtgtgtgtgtgtgtgtgtgtgtgtgtgtgtgtgtgtgtgtgtgtgtgtttgcatgtgtctgtgtgtgtgtgtgtgtgtgtgtgtgtgtgtgtgtgtgtgtgtgtgtgtgtgtgtgtgtgtttgtgtgtgtgtgtgtgagtacgtgtgtgtgtgttatgtgtatgtgtgtgggtttgttgttgttgttgtttttattgtgtgtgtgtgttggttgtgtgtttgtgtgtgtctgtctgtgtgtgtgtgtgtctgtttgtctgttagtgtgtctgtctctcagtctgtctttctttatgtttgtctgtcgctctgtctgtctttttgttagtcttctgtctgtctgtcggtatgtgtgtgtgtgtgtgtgtgtgtgtgtgtgtgtgtgtgtgtttgtttgtgtgtgtgtgtgtgtgtgtgtgtgtgtgtgtgtgtgtgtgtgtgtgtgtgtgtgtgtgtgtgtgtgtgtgtgtgtgtgtgtatttgtgtgtgtgtgtgtgtgtgtgtttgtatgtgtgtgtgtgtgtgtgtgtgtgtgtgtgtgtgtgtctgtgtgtgtgtgtgtctgtgtgtctgtgtgtgtgtgtgtgtctgtgtgtgtgtgtgtgtatgtgtgtgggtttgttgttgttgttgtttttattgtgtgtgtgtgttggttgtgtgtttgtgtgtgtctgtctgtgtgtgtgtgtgtctgtttgtctgttagtgtgtctgtctctcagtctgtctttctttatgtttgtctgtcgctctgtttgtctttttgttagtcttctgtctgtctgtcggtatgtgtgtgtgtgtgtgtgtgtgtgtgtgtgtgtgtgtgtgtgtgtgtgtgtgtgtgtgtgtttgtttgtgtgtgtgagtgtgtgtgtgtgtgtgtgtgtgtgtgtgtgtgtgtatttgtgtgtgtgtgtgtgtgtttgtatgtgtgtgtgtgtgtgtgtgtgtgtgtgtgtgtgtgtgtgtgtgtgtctgtgtgtgtgtgtgtctgtgtgtctgtgtgtgtgtgtgtgtgtgtgtgtgtgtgtgtgtgtgtgtgtgtgtgtgtgtgtgtgtgtgtgtgtgtgtgtgtgtgtgtgtgtgtgtgtgtgtgtgtgtgtgtgtatgtgggtttgtgtgcgtgtgtgtgtgtgtgtttgtatgtgtgtgtgtgtgtgtgtgtgtgtgtgtgtgtgtgtgtgtgtttgtgtgtgtgtgtgtgtgtgtgtgtgtgtgtgtgtgtgtgtgtatgtgtgtgtgtgtatgagagagtacgtgtgtgtgtgtaatgtgtatgtgtgtgggtttgttgttgttgttgtttttattgtgtgtgtgtgttggttgtgtgtttgtgtgtgtctgtctgtgtgtgtgtgtgtctgtttgtctgttagtgtgtctgtctctcagtctgtctttctttatgtctgtctgtcgctctgtctgtttttttgtctgtcctttgtctgtctgtcggtatgtgtgtgtgtgtgtgtgtgtgtgtgtgtgtgtgtgtgtgtgtgtgtgtgtgagtgtgtgtgtttgtgtgtgtgtgtgtgtgtgtgtgtgtgtgtgtgtgtgtgtgtgtgtgtttgtatgtgtgtgtgtgtgtgtgtgtgtgtttgtgtgtgtgtgtgtgtgtgtgtgtgtgtgtttgtgtgtgtgtgtgtgtgtgtgtgtgtgtgtgtgtgtgtgtgtgtgtgtgtgtgtgtgtgtgtgtgttggttgtgtgtctgtgtgtttgtgtgtgtgtgtgtgtgtgtgtgtgtgtgtgtgtgtgtgtgtgtgtgtgtgtgtgtgtttgtgtgtgtgtgtgtgagtacgtgtgtgtgtgttatgtgtatgtgtgtgggtttgttgttgttgttgtttttattgtgtgtgtgtgttggttgcgtgtttgtgtgtgtctgtctgtgtgtgtgtgtgtgtgtctgtttgtctgttagtgtgtctgtctctcagtctgtctttctttatgtttgtctgtcgctctgtctgtctttttgttagtcctctgtctgtctgtcggtatgtgtgtgtgtgtgtgtgtgtgtgtgtgtgtgtgtgtgtgtgtgtgtgtgtgtgtgtgtgtgtgtgtgtgtgtgtgtgtgttgatttgtgtgtgtgtgtgtgtttgtatgtgtgtgtgtgtgtgtgtgtgtgtgtgtgtgtgtgtgtgtgtgtgtgtgtgtgtgtgtgtgtgtgtgtgtgtgtgttgatttgtgtgtgtgtgtgtgtttgtatgtgtgtgtgtgtgtgtgtgtgtgtgtgtgtgtgtgtgtgtgtgtgtgtgtgtgtgtgtgtgtgtgtgtgtgtgtgtgtgtgtgtgtggatttgtgtgtgtgtgtgtgtgtttgtatgtgtgtgtgtgtgtgtgtgtgtgtgtgtgtgtgtgtgtgtgtgtgtgtgtgtctgtgtgtctctgtgtgtgtgtgtgtgtgtgtgtgtgtgtgtgtgtgtgtgtgtgtgtgtgtgtgtgtgtgtgtgtgtgtgtgggtttgtgtgtgtgtgtgtgtgtgtttgtatgtgtgtgtgtgtgtgtgtgtgtgtgtgtgtgtgtgtgtgtgtgtgtgtgtgtgtgtgtgtctgtgtgtgtgtctgtgtgtgtgtgtgtgtgtgtgtgtgtgtgtgtgtgtgtgtgtgtgtgtgtgtgagtgtgtgtgtgtgggtgtgtgtgtgtgtgtgtgtgtgtgtgtgtgtgtgtgcgtgtgtgtgtgtgtgtgtgtgtgtgtgtgtgcgtgtgtgtgtgtgtgtgtgtgtgtgtgtgtgtgtgtgtttgtgcgtgtgtgcgtgcggtTTCTTATATTGAAGCTTATCTCAAAAACGACGAGATACAGCGTCACCAAACTTTACTGGCCCACTCCGAATCAGTTAAAGTCGACAGTGAAGGTGTGTCCATTTTTCCTAGTTTTTATTCTGTTTCCCAAAAATTTTCTTGAgtaaaataatatattgaaACTACGTTTTGTGCGAACGCATTTAATGACATGCAATGCTGTTATGTTTATAAATGCATTTGGTTATATATTTGTTTTCGAATTTAATTATCtgctaattattaatttgtaaCCTGTACATCAGCTAAATCTTGTACGGTAGTATTAAGATCTTTGACATCGTCGTTCAAATTCTGCAAAAGACACAGTTAAGATTTACACAACATTTTCGCACGTTTCAGTAGGCTTtctatttttataatttaattatttatttattaatattagaATTTATAGTTTTAGATCTAACAGATTTCTATAGACGTAATTTCctgttttttaatttttttatttgtctttctataaaaaactttaattttaaaatactaaaatttaattaaagttttaatGAAAAGAAGCAccttctaatacaatagtcattCCTTCCAATGACAATCTTGTTTTATAGTAAACGTAATTCTGTTAAATGTCTCACACTGGGTTAGCACTTTCAAATGTAATTAAAAACAAAGCTTTAGTTAAATTCTATTCACTTTGTACGCtcatcaaaatacaaaaatggCAATGTAATTTGTTGAAACTTTTGCTAAAACTTTAAAGAAATTTGTAAGTGACAATaaagtaaattttattatatataacaGTGAAAGTAATATAAATACTGCTAATATTCTGTAGtagtatttaattatatttttaccTCAAGTTCTGCCGCTTGTCCCTGGACAGTAGAATTTATTGTATCAACACTCATTGTCAATTCCTACGAAAGCAATTGTAAAaatttgctttaattaattaactgaccacaaattttatgttttactAACTTGTAAATCGGTGTCTTGTTGAGTTTCGCTACTCTTTAAATTGTTTACGTCTGATTGTATGTACTATAGATTACAATAATCACAAATCATCCTTACActaatataattttttatatctATTTGTGGCGAATGTCTCTCCAACATTGAATTGACTTGTTCAATGATTGCCTGTGCTTCCTGCTGTAATCTTATTAGTACACGATAACTATGTTTAAATactttaaatattatttaaaatatttttgccaaaatagaattaaaattttaatctGCCCTGACTTTAGTATGCCACTTAAGCAAAGAATAGATTGAGCTAGGAAAGAATATTGACAGCTACACGACGCATTACATATGTCTGTTATTTACATTGTCCTTTACTGCCCGTTTCCTTGTTTTCAGTGACTGTGTATCGATGCGATTTCAAATATCTGTAACTGTTTAaagaagtgtgtgtgcgtttatgtgtgtgtgtgtgtgtgtgtgtgtgtgtgtgtgtgtgtgtgtgtgtgtgtgtgtgtgtgtgtgtgtgtgtgtgtctgtgtgtgtgtgtgtgtgtgtgtgtgtgtgtgtgtgtgtgtgtgtgtgtgtgtgtgtgtgtgtgtgtgtgtgtgaagcagccatcagctgtgacatgatatcaacCACTGGGGTCCTAGTGAGACTCTAGGTGCTCACATCATAGTTGACTCACAAGTCTATACCCTTGCGAGTGCCTGCCCCAACTCCATGCAGGAGTTTGTTGGCGCAGGTCTAGAGTTTCCTGAGTAGCGCAGAaagcccagcttaacagctgggagCGTGACCTCTAAGATGCAACTGCGGACATCTAGGTTTAAGTTGGCGTGCGTGCgtccatgcgtgtgtgtgtgatattaaatagtattatatattaatattagcaTTTTACTTTTTCAATCTAAGACGTCTTTGTAGattaatttttctgttttggaTTTCTCTACTCGTCTTTtcataaaaattttatttaaaataattaaattaaaaataattaaaaggTGCATTCCCTAATGCAATAGTCATTCCTTCCAATGCCAACTGTGTGTCATGGAATGTAAGTAGATGTGCTAACTGTTTCTTGCTACATGTAATAATTTAATAAGtcagacattaattaaatttaagaattatttaatatttaagtTTAATAATTTATGAATACTTTCTATTCTTAAAATACTGCcaatttattgatatctattaaaaatcaatttttgtattttaattttttttgtttatcaaaATACGAAAACTGAAAtgtttaataaaataataaacactAACTGGTATTTTGGAGTCTTTATGAACGTAACAGCTAATTCATAAAATAAGTGTTATTTTGTAAACccaaagaaataaaaatactGACCACGCTGTGTAATAGTacttaattatatttttaccATTAGATCTTCCGCTTGTCCAAAGACAGTCGAATTTACTTTATCAACCGTCGCTGTTAAGTCCTGAAGAAACAATTTAACAtttgaattaattagtttactgaccacaaattttatgttttactAACTTGCAAATCAGTGTCTTGTCGAGTTTCGCTACTCTGTAAATTGTTGACGTCTGATTGTAAGTTCTACAGATGACTATATCACTGATTATTCTGGCAATAGTTGATGTAAATAAGGTAATTTTTATATCTATTTATGACCAATGTTTCTCCTAAGTTGAATTCGGTTGCCCAGAGTCTGTCTGCAATGTCTGTTGTAATCGCAATAGTACATAGTTActtaaaaatttttaaataatacTTAAAAGATTTTTCTGTAAAATAGAATTAATGAGATAATGTAATTTTAGTGTACTACCTAAACAAAACATAACATAGACCTAAGGAAGAATGTTGGCAGCTGGATGGATAATTATAAATCAGGCAATATGGTTTTACCTCATACAATACATCGATCACAAATACTTAATGCGAAATACTTTACCATATTGATTATTATCAGCAAAATTATCGATACCtgtatatctgtttcttgttCAACTGTTGTAGCATTCAAAGCGTTTAAACTGACTGTCAACGTCTAGCAGATAAAAATAAAAGATATTATCATACAACAATGTAAATTACCTACGCTTATCTCCTCACTTGTAATTCTGAAGTTTGCTGAAGCACGTCATCCTTTAGTGTGGTCGCGTCTGACTGTAGCCCCTACAGATGAGCATTGCAACAAACAATATCTGCACTAGAGATTTAAATAAAAGATAATTGATCgtgtttataattaatttttgcaaATGTTCAAAGAGTTAGTATTGCCCAGGAACCATCTTCAATGCTTGTTGTACTGACACACAATTTTACCTTAGacaataatttttataaataGGTTATTGAACGGTATTTACAAACGCTTTGTTATACAATGAAGCAGAAACGTTTTTAAGTCGTTATTGTACCAACCAAACTATGCAATTTCAAATAGCATTACAATGAAAGGCTTTAATTGGTTTATAAAATCcgttttttgtattttacacTTTATATACctaaacatatatatattttactgTTGTTGTATACATAATatgtcaatgtttgaaaatatatgtactagctgaagacagacagaaagacagacagacaaacagacagaccgacagaccgacagacagacagacagacaaacggacagacagacagacagacagacgatccTCAATCTGGAATGTTACTACTACGCTACTGTCATGTGCCTCGCATTAATCATATGGCACGGTCAGTGTGTCCTACTCAGCTAAGGTCTGCAGCTAGGTTTCATGATCAGCTGACAAAAGAAACCTTTTTGCAATTGGTTAGTTTTCGCAATATAGAAAATGACCAATGGCTGCAAGCAACTTTGCCCGTTCGCAATGGTGGGTTTGGGATGACATCAATAGAAACAACGTGTCATATTGCATTTGTATCCAGCTGGGCTCACTCTTTAAGTCGTCTTCCTCATTTGTTTGGAGATCTCACTAGTCCAATCAAGAACATCTCTTGTCCAATCCCAAGTTGTACTTCTGTTGGATCCATTAGTCATCAGCTTCATCTCGCTCTACCTGAAGACAAATCTCTAGCTGATCTGATGTGTAACACTAAAAagttacaacaaaaattgaacttgcaaagaacTGACAACATTGTATCTTCTATTCTTGCAAACCCTCAATCTAAGCGTTCTTCTGCAAGATTTAGGTCTCTTCAGGGAACAGGAGCAGGTGCGtggcttgactcaataccACAATCAGCGAAGTTTGCATTAAAGCCTGGCGAGTTTCGTCTTGCAACACGCTTGAGACTGGGTTGTGAAATGCCCTTGGGATCTGTTGTGTCAACCTGTGAATGCGGAAAAGATGTTGACAGAGAtggctatcaccttctaacATGCAAGAGCGGGGGCGGACCTGT of the Corticium candelabrum chromosome 2, ooCorCand1.1, whole genome shotgun sequence genome contains:
- the LOC134198237 gene encoding uncharacterized protein LOC134198237, which encodes MARSVCPTQLRSAARFHDQLTKETFLQLVSFRNIENDQWLQATLPVRNGGFGMTSIETTCHIAFVSSWAHSLSRLPHLFGDLTSPIKNISCPIPSCTSVGSISHQLHLALPEDKSLADLMCNTKKLQQKLNLQRTDNIVSSILANPQSKRSSARFRSLQGTGAGAWLDSIPQSAKFALKPGEFRLATRLRLGCEMPLGSVVSTCECGKDVDRDGYHLLTCKSGGGPVWTHETLSSVWSSCLQQLKMTHQREPRNCYINSNDRPDIIAFDAQSGCDIKLDISVAHPWAQQILSQAALEDGAAASKRELEKAQKYGGEWNIQQMKMEDQMAESSRRTGVAVYQ